From the Glandiceps talaboti chromosome 10, keGlaTala1.1, whole genome shotgun sequence genome, one window contains:
- the LOC144441059 gene encoding putative oxidoreductase YjmC, with amino-acid sequence MASEADSYRHVALSEVKSFVQRCIEATGAKREHASPLASVLMAADYRGHYSHGMNRLEIYVNDFQKGATVYDAEPTIVKETAATALVDGKNLLGPVIGKFCMELAIKKAKEAGIGWVVAHGSNHYGIAGWYSLMAVEQGLLGMSFTNSSPMVVPTRAKKGILGTNPISCAAPAKNGDSFVLDMATSSVACGRIELNDRKEIPIPNGWGVDSKGKETNDPKAVLDGGGLLPVGGSEESSGYKGYGLALMVEVLCGIMANGDFGPNIRKWKDTKGIANLGQCFVAIDPDAFAPGFPDRMQSLIDICRSQPPAEGETEVLVPGDPERQHMKKVDEEGGVRYHINLINAMEKLAADLKVKPMETK; translated from the exons ATGGCATCGGAAGCAGACAG TTATAGGCATGTTGCCCTTTCTGAAGTCAAAAGTTTTGTTCAAAGATGTATAGAAGCTACTGGTGCAAAGCGTGAACATGCTTCCCCACTAGCCAGTGTGTTGATGGCGGCTGACTACAGAGGGCACTATAGCCATGGAATGAATAGACTAG aaatatatgtaaatgattttcAAAAAGGGGCTACAGTGTATGATGCAGAACCAACCATTGTCAAAGAGACTGCTGCCACTGCTCTTGTTGATGGAAAAAACTTACTTGGACCTGTGATAGGAAAATTCTGTATGGAACTAGCTATTAAAAAAGCAAAGGAAGCAGGAATCGGTTGGGTTGTAGCTCACG GAAGTAATCATTATGGTATTGCTGGATGGTACTCATTGATGGCAGTTGAGCAGGGTCTCCTTGGTATGTCATTTACCAACTCCTCACCAATGGTTGTACCTACTAGAGCCAAAAAG GGTATTCTTGGAACAAATCCTATCTCCTGTGCTGCACCTGCTAAGAATGGTGACAGTTTTGTATTAGATATGGCTACCTCATCTGTAGCATGTGGAAGG ATTGAACTTAATGATCGTAAAGAAATACCTATTCCAAATGGCTGGGGAGTGGACTCCAAAGGAAAG GAAACCAATGATCCTAAAGCTGTACTTGATGGTGGTGGACTACTACCAGTTGGTGGTTCTGAAGAATCATCTGGTTACAAA GGGTATGGTCTTGCTTTGATGGTTGAGGTGCTTTGTGGTATAATGGCAAATGGTGACTTTGGTCCTAATATCAGGAAATGGAAGGACACCAAGGGGATCGCAAACTTG gGTCAGTGTTTTGTGGCCATCGATCCTGATGCATTTGCTCCAGGTTTCCCTGACAGAATGCAGTCACTGATAGACATTTGTCGTAGTCAACCACCA GCTGAGGGTGAAACAGAAGTTCTAGTTCCTGGTGATCCAGAGAGGCAACATATGAAGAAAGTAGATGAAGAGGGTGGTGTACGATATCACATCAATCTTATAAATGCTATG GAGAAATTAGCAGCTGACTTGAAAGTCAAACCAATGGAAACAAAGTGA